Proteins from a genomic interval of Microbacterium esteraromaticum:
- a CDS encoding NAD(P)H-binding protein — protein MARILIIGGHGKIALLLAPLLVARGDEVSAVIRNPQHAEDVRATGAVPIVFDVEHEGQAALARVIAGHDAIVWSAGAGGGNPQRTKAVDHDAAVRSMDAAADAGVQRYVMVSYFNASPDHGIDPADGVFAYAEAKAAADAHLRASALDWTVLGPSRLTLAAPSGRIDATAEVSGEVSRANVAEVIAATLHDPSTIGRTIRFNDGETPIAEAIRGH, from the coding sequence ATGGCTCGAATCCTCATCATCGGCGGTCACGGAAAGATCGCGCTGCTGCTCGCTCCGCTCCTCGTCGCGCGTGGTGACGAGGTCTCGGCGGTGATCCGCAACCCGCAGCACGCCGAAGACGTGCGCGCGACGGGTGCGGTACCGATCGTCTTCGACGTGGAGCACGAGGGGCAGGCCGCGCTGGCGCGCGTCATCGCCGGGCACGACGCCATCGTCTGGTCGGCCGGCGCGGGCGGCGGCAACCCGCAGCGCACGAAAGCCGTCGACCACGACGCCGCGGTGCGTTCGATGGATGCCGCGGCGGATGCCGGAGTACAGCGCTACGTCATGGTCTCGTACTTCAACGCCTCACCGGATCACGGCATCGACCCTGCGGACGGGGTCTTCGCGTACGCCGAGGCCAAGGCCGCCGCGGATGCGCACCTGCGGGCATCCGCACTGGATTGGACGGTCCTCGGGCCGAGCCGTCTGACGCTCGCCGCCCCGAGCGGCCGCATCGACGCGACGGCCGAGGTGTCGGGGGAGGTCTCGCGGGCGAATGTCGCCGAGGTGATCGCCGCGACCCTGCACGACCCCTCGACGATCGGTCGCACGATCCGGTTCAACGACGGGGAGACGCCGATCGCGGAGGCGATCCGCGGCCACTGA
- the hutI gene encoding imidazolonepropionase — MTRTLITNIGELTTNDPALDGTATGTMRDAAVLIDHGRIEWVGAADAVPTAPEGYLEVDARGRALIPGFVDSHSHIVFGGDRAAEFEARMAGQKYAAGGIRSTVAATRAASDDDLRTRLRGFLDEMLAQGTTTVEIKSGYGLDVDTEARLVRLASEVTDEVTFLGAHVVPAEYAERADEYVDLVVGEMLDACAPHSKWIDVFCETGAFTVPQSRRVLEAGIARGLQPRVHASQLGPGEGVRLAVELGAASIDHGTYLTEADVAALAASETVLTLLPCVEFSTRQPYPDARALIDAGVTVALACDTNPGSSFTSSMPFCIAVAVRDMGMTTAEAVWAATAGGAQALRRDDIGVIAVGKRADLVLLDAPTRVHLAYRPGVPLIAHVWKDGERIR; from the coding sequence ATGACGAGGACGCTGATCACCAACATCGGGGAGCTGACGACCAACGACCCGGCGCTCGATGGGACGGCGACCGGAACCATGCGCGACGCCGCCGTGCTCATCGACCACGGCCGCATCGAGTGGGTCGGCGCGGCCGACGCGGTTCCCACGGCACCCGAGGGATATCTGGAAGTGGATGCCCGAGGCCGGGCGCTCATCCCCGGATTCGTCGACAGCCACAGCCACATCGTCTTCGGCGGGGATCGCGCCGCCGAGTTCGAAGCGCGCATGGCCGGGCAGAAGTACGCCGCCGGAGGCATCCGATCGACGGTGGCGGCTACGCGCGCGGCATCCGACGACGACCTGCGCACGCGACTGCGCGGGTTCCTCGACGAGATGCTCGCGCAGGGCACCACGACCGTCGAGATCAAGAGCGGCTACGGGCTCGACGTCGACACCGAGGCACGCCTGGTGCGCCTGGCCTCCGAGGTGACCGACGAGGTGACCTTCCTCGGGGCGCATGTGGTGCCGGCCGAGTACGCCGAGCGCGCCGACGAATACGTCGACCTGGTTGTCGGCGAGATGCTCGATGCGTGCGCGCCGCACAGCAAATGGATCGATGTGTTCTGCGAGACCGGTGCGTTCACGGTGCCCCAGTCGCGTCGGGTGCTCGAAGCGGGCATCGCGCGTGGCCTGCAACCACGGGTGCACGCCAGTCAGTTGGGCCCGGGGGAGGGGGTGCGCCTCGCCGTCGAGCTGGGCGCCGCCTCGATCGACCACGGCACCTATCTGACCGAGGCCGATGTGGCCGCGCTCGCCGCATCCGAGACCGTGCTCACTCTGCTGCCCTGTGTGGAGTTCTCGACCCGGCAGCCGTACCCCGATGCGCGCGCACTGATCGACGCGGGGGTGACGGTGGCGCTGGCCTGCGACACCAACCCGGGGTCGAGCTTCACCTCGTCGATGCCGTTCTGCATCGCCGTGGCCGTGCGAGACATGGGCATGACGACGGCCGAGGCGGTCTGGGCAGCGACGGCGGGAGGTGCGCAGGCGCTGCGCCGCGATGACATCGGTGTGATCGCCGTCGGCAAACGGGCCGACCTCGTGCTGCTCGATGCTCCCACGCGCGTGCACCTGGCGTACCGGCCCGGCGTGCCCCTGATCGCGCACGTCTGGAAGGACGGTGAGCGGATCCGCTGA
- the hutU gene encoding urocanate hydratase, giving the protein MSDTTTRTVRAARGNERTAKTWGAEAAKRMLMNNLDPEVAEHPEDLVVYGGTGRAARSWEAYDAIVRTLDELEPDETLLVQSGKPVGVFRTHEWAPRVLIANSNLVGDWATWPEFRRLEALGLTMYGQMTAGSWIYIGTQGILQGTYETFAAVARSLGRDSLKGTLTLTGGAGGMGGAQPLAVTLNEGAVLIVDVDESRLERRVAHGYLDEYTTDLDAAIERVVAAKEAGEALSVGVVGNAAEVFPELRSRGVPIDVVTDQTSAHDPLAYLPLGIAFADWKAEAERDPEAFTRRSRESMAAHVAAMVAFQDAGAAVFDYGNSIRAEAKLGGFDRAFEFPGFVPAYIRPQFEEGRGPFRWAALSGDPQDIYKTDRAIAELFPEDAALHRWLDKAGEKVHFEGLPARICWLGYKERHLAGLKFNEMVASGELSAPIVIGRDHLDSGSVASPYRETEAMKDGSDAIADWPLLNALLNTASGASWVSLHHGGGVGIGRSIHAGQVTVADGSELAAQKLERVLTNDPGTGVMRHVDAGYEHARDIARERGLNIPMGL; this is encoded by the coding sequence ATGTCTGACACCACCACCCGTACCGTCCGTGCCGCGCGCGGCAACGAGCGCACCGCCAAGACATGGGGCGCCGAGGCCGCCAAGCGGATGCTGATGAACAACCTCGACCCCGAAGTTGCCGAGCATCCCGAGGATCTCGTCGTCTACGGCGGGACCGGCCGAGCCGCCCGCAGCTGGGAGGCGTACGACGCGATCGTGCGCACCCTCGACGAGCTCGAACCCGATGAGACGTTGCTGGTGCAGTCCGGCAAGCCCGTTGGCGTGTTCCGCACACACGAGTGGGCGCCGCGGGTGCTGATCGCCAACTCGAACCTCGTCGGCGACTGGGCGACCTGGCCCGAGTTCCGTCGCCTGGAAGCACTCGGACTGACGATGTACGGGCAGATGACGGCCGGGTCGTGGATCTACATCGGCACCCAGGGCATCCTGCAAGGCACCTACGAGACCTTCGCCGCGGTTGCCCGCTCGCTGGGCCGGGACTCGCTCAAGGGCACGCTCACCCTCACCGGCGGTGCCGGCGGCATGGGCGGTGCGCAGCCGCTGGCCGTCACCCTCAACGAGGGTGCGGTGCTGATCGTCGACGTCGACGAGTCGCGTCTTGAGCGTCGCGTGGCGCACGGCTATCTGGACGAGTACACCACCGATCTCGATGCGGCCATCGAGCGCGTCGTCGCCGCCAAGGAGGCCGGCGAGGCCCTCTCGGTGGGCGTGGTCGGCAATGCGGCCGAGGTGTTCCCCGAACTGCGTTCGCGCGGCGTGCCGATCGATGTCGTCACCGACCAGACCAGTGCGCACGACCCGCTTGCCTACCTGCCGCTGGGCATCGCGTTCGCTGATTGGAAGGCCGAGGCCGAACGCGACCCAGAGGCGTTCACCCGCCGCTCCCGTGAGTCGATGGCCGCGCACGTGGCCGCGATGGTCGCATTCCAGGACGCAGGTGCGGCCGTGTTCGACTACGGCAACTCCATTCGTGCCGAGGCGAAGCTGGGCGGATTCGACCGGGCGTTCGAGTTCCCCGGGTTCGTGCCGGCGTACATCCGCCCGCAGTTCGAGGAGGGGCGCGGACCGTTCCGCTGGGCTGCGCTGTCGGGCGACCCTCAGGACATCTATAAGACCGACCGGGCGATCGCCGAGCTGTTCCCCGAAGACGCTGCGCTGCACCGCTGGCTGGACAAGGCCGGCGAGAAGGTGCACTTCGAGGGTCTGCCTGCGCGCATCTGCTGGCTCGGGTACAAGGAGCGCCACCTGGCGGGTCTGAAGTTCAACGAGATGGTCGCCTCGGGCGAGCTCTCGGCGCCGATCGTGATCGGCCGCGACCACCTCGACTCGGGATCGGTCGCGTCGCCCTACCGTGAGACCGAGGCGATGAAGGACGGATCGGATGCCATCGCCGACTGGCCCCTGCTGAATGCGCTGCTGAACACGGCGTCCGGGGCGAGCTGGGTGTCGCTGCACCACGGCGGTGGCGTCGGCATCGGCCGGTCGATCCACGCCGGGCAGGTGACCGTCGCCGACGGCAGCGAACTGGCCGCGCAGAAGCTGGAGCGCGTGCTGACCAATGACCCGGGTACCGGTGTCATGCGGCACGTGGACGCCGGGTACGAACACGCCCGTGATATCGCCCGCGAGCGCGGCCTGAACATTCCGATGGGCCTGTAG